The following are encoded in a window of Perca fluviatilis chromosome 21, GENO_Pfluv_1.0, whole genome shotgun sequence genomic DNA:
- the LOC120550574 gene encoding stonustoxin subunit alpha-like: MASGNMNVAALGRPFTLGMLYDARTDNLIPGLTLWDDKTLQGKISESSQRTSKSHISTSDSTESKCKLLDVEVSLKASVLGGLIEFGGSAKYLNDQKKFYNQSRVTCQYKTTTNFKQLMIEQLTMETQQMDVIEKSSATHVVTGILYGANAFFVFDSEKVEASSVQDIQVSMEAAVNLLLVKAEAKTKVQLTEEQKTLTKNLSCTFYGDYILDRNPATFEDAVKAYEQLPHLLGEKGEKAVPVKIWLMPLKNFHSEGAELMREIKDHLVSKAEYVLDDLKEKEIRCNDSLEEKVVGQFPLIREELSTFQKLCGSYASKLQQALAKKLPSIREGKEDESSLDQLFEDREKSPFSQEKLTKWLDRKEREINVIRSCVDTMEGIKIVPNQSELDRQVLAAGVEDALCFVFTSVERGDTDLDVMAEYLHFPKLGSTNEDPWYYTSDVVRKMKEKAKAFHEISKALKNNSQIRFLIAAIANKKYTGATIYHYKDGCLVSEDFSKPVLPPLETITDRRDLIWYACDLNLDPNTAHCDLTLSQGNKKVTHGEQQSYPDQPERFVNAYQVLCKESLSGQHYWEVEWRHNKSLIGVAVAYRHIERKVNYVGFFGSNAASCAFIYDTFNQGLGLYAETNGKKLWNSPLPSDGCNRVGVYLDWPAGTLSFYRVSSNTLRHLYTFHTTFTEPVYPGINVHIKYTEAYLCPLE, translated from the exons GTTTGACATTGTGGGATGATAAAACTCTACAAGGCAAGATAAGTGAAAGCTCTCAGCGAACCAGTAAGTCTCATATTTCGACATCTGACTCCACTGAATCCAAGTGCAAGCTGCTGGATGTTGAAGTTTCTCTGAAGGCCAGTGTCCTGGGTGGACTGATTGAATTTGGAGGATCTGCCAAGTATCTGAATGATCAGAAGAAATTCTACAATCAGAGCAGAGTGACGTGTCAGTACAAAACTACCACCAACTTCAAGCAGTTAATGATTGAACAACTAACCATGGAAACCCAACAGATGGATGTCATTGAGAAGAGCTCAGCAACACATGTAGTCACAGGCATCCTTTATGGGGCaaatgctttctttgtgtttgacaGTGAGAAGGTAGAGGCCAGCAGCGTTCAGGACATCCAGGTCAGCATGGAAGCTGCGGTAAATTTGTTACTCGTTAAAGCTGAGGCAAAAACTAAGGTACAGCTGACTGAAGAACAAAAAACCCTGACTAAGAATTTATCCTGCACATTCTATGGAGACTATATTCTTGATAGAAACCCTGCAACATTTGAAGATGCAGTGAAGGCCTACGAACAACTCCCACATCTACtgggagaaaaaggagagaaggcTGTTCCAGTGAAGATCTGGCTGATgccgctgaagaatttccactCCGAAGGTGCTGAGCTGATGAGAGAGATCAAGGACCATCTAGTGAGTAAGGCGGAGTATGTTCTAGATGATTtaaaggaaaaagaaataaGATGCAACGATTCTCTGGAAGAGAAAGTGGTGGGGCAGTTTCCTTTGATTCGAGAAGAGTTGAGCACTTTCCAAAAATTGTGTGGTAGTTATGCATCTAAACTCCAGCAGGCCTTGGCAAAGAAACTTCCCTCCATCCGTGAAGGAAAAGAAGATGAGAGCTCACTAGACCAACTCTTTGAAGACAGAGAGAAGTCACCATTCAGTCAGGAAAAACTAACCAAGTGGCTGGAtcgtaaagagagagaaatcaacGTCATCAGATCCTGTGTAGATACCATGGAGGGAATAAAGATCGTCCCAAATCAGTCAGAGCTGGACAGACAGGTTCTTGCTGCAGGTGTAGAAGATGCTCTGTGCTTTGTTTTCACTTCAGTGGAAAGGGGTGATACCGACCTTGATGTGATGGCCGAATACTTGCACTTCCCTAAATTAGGAAGTACCAATGAAGATCCATGGTACTACACATCTGATGTTGTcaggaaaatgaaagaaaaagccAAAGCTTTCCATGAAATTTCCAAAGCACTGAAGAACAACAGTCAAATCCGTTTCCTCATAGCAGCCATTGCAAACAAGAAATACACAGGAGCAACCATCTACCATTACAAGGATGGCTGTCTGGTCAGTGAAGATTTTTCAAAGCCTGTCCTCCCTCCTTTGGAGACGATCACAGACAGAAGAGATCTGATCTGGT ATGCCTGTGATCTCAAcctggacccaaacactgcaCACTGCGACCTCACTCTGTCTCAGGGAAACAAGAAGGTAACACATGGAGAACAGCAGTCATATCCTGATCAGCCAGAGAGGTTTGTAAACGCATACCAGGTGTTGTGCAAAGAGAGCTTATCTGGGCAACATTACTGGGAGGTAGAGTGGAGACACAACAAATCTCTTATTGGTGTTGCTGTTGCATACAGGCATATTGAAAGAAAAGTAAACTACGTTGGTTTTTTCGGATCTAATGCTGCATCGTGTGCATTTATATATGACACTTTTAATCAAGGTTTAGGACTTTATGCAGAGACAAATGGTAAGAAGTTGTGGAACAGTCCTCTTCCCTCTGATGGCTGTAACAGAGTTGGGGTGTATCTGGACTGGCCTGCTGgcactctgtccttctacagagtCTCCTCTAACACACTGAGGCACCTCTACACCTTTCACACCACATTCACTGAGCCTGTTTACCCAGGTATCAATGTCCATATTAAATACACCGAAGCGTACCTGTGTCCACTTGAATAG